In Desulfurellaceae bacterium, the sequence GATCTGATCGAAGGGAATGACAAATTGAAAGAGACCGATGCGTACTGGCGGCTGAGCGGTCTACACTACAAGTGACCACGCTTCGGCTGGAAAGCGGGGGAGCCCGGTACGCCGGGTTAGCCAAAGGCGTCCCCCGACATTTTCGCTGTGCACTCTCACAAATTCCCGACTTCCAGCTCCAGCAGCTCGCCGTACTTCTGAATCGCCTGCTCGCGCAGGGCCGGCAGATGGCCGGTCGGAAACAGGCCCCTGGTACCCTCGTAATCGCGCAGGACTTGGCGGGCGACGGTGATCTTGTGTACCTCGGTCGGCCCGTCGGCCAGGCCCATGACAAAGGACTCGGTGATCTGTTTGGAGAACGGCATTTCGTTGGACACGCCCAGCGAGCCGTGGAGGTACAGGGCGCGGCAGGCCACGTCGTGGAAGACCTTGGGCATCTGAGCCTTGACCGCGGCGATGTCTTTGCGCACCTTGCGGTAGTCCTTGTACTTGTCTATCCGCCAGGCGGTGCGCAGGACCAGCAGCCGGAACTGCTCGATCTCGATCCATGAGTCGGCGATTTTTTCCTGAACCATCTGCTTGGCGGCCAGGATTTCACCCTGGGTCTCGCGCGACAGGACCCGCTCGCACATCAGGTCAAAGGACTTCTTGACCTGGCCGATGGTGCGCATGGCGTGATGGATGCGCCCGCCGCCGAGCCGGGTTTGGGCCACCTCAAAGCCTTGGCCGGGGCCGCCGAGGATGTGGTCGGCCGGGAGGCGGACATCTTCATAGCGGATATAGGCGTGGTCGCCCTCGTCCTCGCGTTCGTCGCCGATACCGACGTTGCGGATGATATTGATACCCGGTGTGTCTGTAGGCACGACGAACATCGACATACGCTGGTAGGGCGCGGCGTCCGGGTCGGTCACCGCCATCACGATCAGAAAGCTCGCCCAGCGCGCGTTGGACGAAAACCACTTTTCGCCGTTAATGACCCACTGGTCACCGTCGCGCTCGGCGCGACACTTGAACATTTTGGGGTCGGCTCCGGCGTGCGGCTCGGTCATGGAAAAGCACGACACGATCTCGTTGTTGAGCAGCGGGGTCAGAAACTGTTCCTTGAGCTGCGGGGTGCCGTAGTGGGCCAGAATTTCGCTGTTGCCGGTGTCGGGTGCCTGACAGCCGAACACGATCGGCGCGAAGCGGGCGCGGCCCAGGATTTCGTTCATCAGCGCCAGCTTGAGTTGGCCGTAGCCGGGGCCGCCCAATTCCGGGCCCAGATGGCAGGCCCACAGGCCGTGGCGTCTGACCTCGGCCTGGAGCGTGGGCACGATTTTTCGGTGACGCGGATTTTGAATGTCATACGGGTTGCCCAGGACGTGGTCCAGGGGCTCGACTTCTTCCCTGACAAAGGTTGCTATCCAGTCGAGTTCTTTTTGAAATTCCGGCTCTGTTTCAAAGTCCCAAGCCATACGCCAATCCTCCTTCGGGTGTTGCGAGCAAGAAACAGCCCCCAGCACATAGCAGACGTGTATATTTTTTGCACCCGTCGGCTGATTTTGGCGCTCTGGTTTATTTTCTTTCTGTCTCCGATCTGGTAGGCTTGCCGGTATGTAACTCGTTGTGGCTGTAGGAAGCGCCCGGTTGAATCGTCTCATCGCTGAAAGGACGGTATGGGGGCCGGCGCGTATGTGGAGAGGAGGAGGCTGTGGAGGATACCCATGACAGGCGAGCAGTCAGCCTGAACCTGAATGTCCGTGGACTGCGACAGTCTGCCACTCTTGCTGTCAACGCACGCAGTAACGCCCTGTATAAAGAAGGGCGGCGCATCTACAAAATGGGGCTCGGCCAGTCCCCGTTTCCGGTGCCGACCGAGGTGGTTGACGCCCTGACGCTGCACGCCAGCGAAAAAGACTATCTGCCGGTGATGGGGCTGCCCGCTCTGCGCGAAGCAGTAGCCGAGTTCCATCGCAAAAAAGATCGAATTGATGCCCAGGCCGAGGGCGTCCTGGTCGGGCCCGGCTCCAAGGAGCTGCTGTTCCTGTTGCAGCTGACCTTTTACGGCGAACTCCTCGTTCCCTCCCCATCCTGGGTGTCGTACGTGCCGCAGGCCAGGATCATTGGGCGGCCCATCCGGCTGATCCCGACCCGCTATGCCGACAACTGGCGGGTGACGCCACGGCAGCTGGCCGCCATCTGTCAGGAGGACGCTGACCGGCCGCGTCTGCTGGTGCTGAACTATCCGGGGAATCCCGAGGGCGGCAGTTACAGCGCGGACGAATTGCAAGAACTCGCTGCCGTTGCCCGTCGTTTTGGCGTCATCCTGTTGTCTGATGAGATCTACGGGCAGCTGCACCATCGGGGCGAGCACGTTTCGGTCGCCCGCTTTTACCCAGAGGGGACAATTGTGAGTTCGGGCTTGTCAAAGTGGTGCGGGGCTGGCGGGTGGCGACTCGGCACCTTCACCTTTCCGCCCGACCTGGCCTGGCTCATGGAGGCTATGGCCGCGGTGGCCAGCGAGACCTACACCTCGGTCAGTACGCCGATTCAGTTTGCTGCGGTACGGGCGTTTAAGGACGGCCTGGCCATTGAGCGCTACCTGTGGCACGTGCGGCGGATTCTGGCCGGACTGGGACAGCGCTGCGCGGAGAGCCTGCGTCAGGCTGGAGCGCGGGTACAGCCACCGGTTGGGGCGTTTTACCTATTCCCGGATTTCTCGCCCTTTGGCGAGCGCCTAGCCGAACGTGGCATCCAGGACAGTAACAGCCTATGTGAGCGTCTGCTCGAAGAGACCGGGGTGGCGGTTCTGCCCGGCGTCGCTTTCCAGCGGCCGGCCGAAGAGCTGACGGCTCGACTGGCGTATGTGAACTTTGACGGGGCCAAAGCCCTGTCGGCCAGCGAGACGATTCCGCTCGACCAGCCCTTGTCCGACGATTTCTTCAACCGCTGGTGTGGCGATGTCCTTGAGGCCACCCAGCGCATCGTCGAGTGGGCAGCAACGCCGGCCCGGCACATGGTTGCAGCCTGAGCGTTATAAAAAGCGGGCAGGAAGAGCAGGCCGTTAGGCTCCTCAGACTCCTAGCGGCGGCAGCCAGCGCAGTTCCTGAAAGCGCTTGATCCATTTGCGGAACATATCCTCGGTATCCATGCACTCGTGGAAGCCGGCCTGGCGCAGCTTGATCGTGCTGACCAGCATGGAGGGCGGCGGCTCGTCCCTGCCGTAGGCCAGGCTGAAATCGGCCAGGGCTGCGGATTCTCCGACAAACTCCTGCACATCGGCCGGGGCGGTGAGATTGTATTTTTTCACAATCGCCGCCCACTCGTCCTGGCGTTTGGGCAGCTCTTCGACCATCGAACACGGCTCACGCAGACCGACTTCCATGCCGAAGGCCTCGGCCAGCACCGGCCACACGTTTTCCCACACGTACACATCGCCGTTGGTGATGTTAAAGATTTGGTTACGGCTGGTGTCGGCCGTGGCCGCCCATTCCAGGGCGTGGGCCAGCACATCGACGTCGATCGCCTCAAAGACATAGGGCGCGCCGCCGGGGTAGGACAGGGGCTGGCCCTGTTCTTTCAGGAGAGCTGCGTACACGCCAATCGGGGTGATCACATTCAGATTGCTGCCTATGGCCTCGCCAAAAATGAGCTGCGGACGCCAGATGGACCAGTGCCAGGCTTTGCCCTGCTGTTTGTCTTTGATGTAGTCCTCGTGCAGCCAGTAGAAGTTTTCGTGCGGGTGGCGCAGCCAGCGCTCGCGGGCCGGGACGGGGAAGGGCTCAATATGCGCGCCGTAGGCTTTTGTGCCCTGCAACACCGAGACGTGCTCCAGGTTTTTGGCCACGGCTTCGAGCGGCTCGAACAGGTTGACCAGCATGCTGCGGTTGGTCTGCATCTGTTGCGGGTCAATCCAGCCCTCAATCAGGCCCGGTTTCTCGTTCACCGCCGCATAGACGACATGGGTCACCTCGCGCATCTGGCTGAAGACCTCGGTGCAGCGTGTGGCGTCGGTCAGATCGACCGACACGAAGCGCACGCCGTCCTGGCTGTGAGGCGCGCGGCGGGAAACGGCTACCACATCCCAGTCCGGCAGGCTGGAAAAATGCCGGACTGCGGCATAGCCGACCAGACCGGACGCTCCGGCAACGAGCACGGTGTTCTTTGCCATACGAAACCCTCACTTTGCATTCATAGATTTGGGTCGAGTCTAGCCCACCCGAGCCGAGGACGGCAAGGCTGAACCAGACTCGTCTGGCCTGTCGGTGTGTCAGGCGCGCGACGGCGTCGCGGTGTTTCCGGCCGCTCGGCAGCGCAAAATATGCCCGCAGTCACTAGCGGTGTTCGGTGTTTTCTGCCACTTAATGTCTGGCGGACAGGCGAACAGGAGAAGATGATGGACGCTGACGCTATCCGGTGTATCGCTGTCGTGGGCGCGGGGCTGATGGGCCACGGCATTGCCCAGGAGTTTGCCCTTGCCGGCTATCAGGTCTGGCTGCACTCCCGCACCCAAAAGAGTCTGGACACCGCGCTCGACAATATTACGGCCAACCTCGACCGCCTCATTCGGTTCGGCGTGGTGTCGCCGCCCCAGGCTGCGGTCGTGCCAAAACGGATTCGTACCAGTCTCCATCTCAAAACCGCAGTCAGCCAGGCCGACGTGGTCATTGAATCGGTATATGAAGACGCAGACCTCAAGCGGCGCATCTTTCAGGAGTTGGACGCCGTGTGTCCAGACCGCACAATTCTGGCCAGCAACACCTCGACCCTGATGTTGAGCCAGTTTGCGACCGCAACCCGGCGCCCGGATAAGCTGGTCATCTCCCACTACGCCAACCCGCCCTATCTCATTCCGATTGTCGAGCTGGTCCGGGGTGCAACCACCTCGGACCAGACGGTCGAGACCATGCGAGCGCTGCTGACCCGGGTCGGTAAGCGTCCGGTCGTGGTTCAAAAAGAAGTGCCTGGATTTATTCTCAACCGACTCCAGGGGGCGCTGCTGCGCGAGGCGCTGTGGCTGGTCCAGGAAGGGATTGCCAGCCCCCAGGACATTGATACAGCCCTCAAAAACAGCATCGGCCGGCGTTGGGCGGTGGCCGGCATCTTCGAGGTGTTTGAGCTGGCCGGCTGGGATTTGCTGGCTGCGGCCATGGCCGGCGTGTATCCGCACCTGTCGAACGCCTCGGAGCTGCCGCCGGTCTTGACCGAGCAGGTGCAGCGTGGCGAGCTGGGGGTGAAAACGGGCCAGGGGTTTTACGCCTGGACGCCGGAGTCGGCCGAAGCCCTGCGGCACCGCATTGCCCATGCCCTGGTGGAGATTGAGTCCTGGTCAGACGATACCTAGATGAGTACCCATAAGGAGGAATACCGATGGCGTTACATTTGGCGGAACTGTATCTGAACGTGGACAGCGTCAACCGGGCCAAGGAGATTGTGCAGGCCATAGACGGCTTGCTGGCCGGGAATTTTCCGCCCGGCGTGACCAGAATCGCCGGGCCATGGGTTTCCAATGAAGAAACGAAACTCATCATGGTGCTCGATATCGAGGATCACACCACGACGGTCGGCCCGTTCTTGCGCGGCATTACCGGCGGTCATGTGCTGAGACGGCGCTTTACGCCGATTGCGGAGTGGGAGACGGTCAAGGACGCCATTGCCGGCCTGTAGCCCCCCGGCCGGGAGGCCGGGCGCTAAGCTTCAGGGGCAAAAAAGGCAAAGGTGCGGGCCTCGATGCTCTCACGTGCCGGCGCGCCGGCCGGAGCCGTGGGATCGCTGAAGGCCGAGTGGGCGGTAAAGCGCGCCCGACCGTCTTCCATCGAGTCGTAG encodes:
- a CDS encoding acyl-CoA dehydrogenase family protein, whose product is MAWDFETEPEFQKELDWIATFVREEVEPLDHVLGNPYDIQNPRHRKIVPTLQAEVRRHGLWACHLGPELGGPGYGQLKLALMNEILGRARFAPIVFGCQAPDTGNSEILAHYGTPQLKEQFLTPLLNNEIVSCFSMTEPHAGADPKMFKCRAERDGDQWVINGEKWFSSNARWASFLIVMAVTDPDAAPYQRMSMFVVPTDTPGINIIRNVGIGDEREDEGDHAYIRYEDVRLPADHILGGPGQGFEVAQTRLGGGRIHHAMRTIGQVKKSFDLMCERVLSRETQGEILAAKQMVQEKIADSWIEIEQFRLLVLRTAWRIDKYKDYRKVRKDIAAVKAQMPKVFHDVACRALYLHGSLGVSNEMPFSKQITESFVMGLADGPTEVHKITVARQVLRDYEGTRGLFPTGHLPALREQAIQKYGELLELEVGNL
- a CDS encoding pyridoxal phosphate-dependent aminotransferase — translated: MNLNVRGLRQSATLAVNARSNALYKEGRRIYKMGLGQSPFPVPTEVVDALTLHASEKDYLPVMGLPALREAVAEFHRKKDRIDAQAEGVLVGPGSKELLFLLQLTFYGELLVPSPSWVSYVPQARIIGRPIRLIPTRYADNWRVTPRQLAAICQEDADRPRLLVLNYPGNPEGGSYSADELQELAAVARRFGVILLSDEIYGQLHHRGEHVSVARFYPEGTIVSSGLSKWCGAGGWRLGTFTFPPDLAWLMEAMAAVASETYTSVSTPIQFAAVRAFKDGLAIERYLWHVRRILAGLGQRCAESLRQAGARVQPPVGAFYLFPDFSPFGERLAERGIQDSNSLCERLLEETGVAVLPGVAFQRPAEELTARLAYVNFDGAKALSASETIPLDQPLSDDFFNRWCGDVLEATQRIVEWAATPARHMVAA
- a CDS encoding SDR family oxidoreductase; the encoded protein is MAKNTVLVAGASGLVGYAAVRHFSSLPDWDVVAVSRRAPHSQDGVRFVSVDLTDATRCTEVFSQMREVTHVVYAAVNEKPGLIEGWIDPQQMQTNRSMLVNLFEPLEAVAKNLEHVSVLQGTKAYGAHIEPFPVPARERWLRHPHENFYWLHEDYIKDKQQGKAWHWSIWRPQLIFGEAIGSNLNVITPIGVYAALLKEQGQPLSYPGGAPYVFEAIDVDVLAHALEWAATADTSRNQIFNITNGDVYVWENVWPVLAEAFGMEVGLREPCSMVEELPKRQDEWAAIVKKYNLTAPADVQEFVGESAALADFSLAYGRDEPPPSMLVSTIKLRQAGFHECMDTEDMFRKWIKRFQELRWLPPLGV
- a CDS encoding 3-hydroxyacyl-CoA dehydrogenase family protein; the protein is MDADAIRCIAVVGAGLMGHGIAQEFALAGYQVWLHSRTQKSLDTALDNITANLDRLIRFGVVSPPQAAVVPKRIRTSLHLKTAVSQADVVIESVYEDADLKRRIFQELDAVCPDRTILASNTSTLMLSQFATATRRPDKLVISHYANPPYLIPIVELVRGATTSDQTVETMRALLTRVGKRPVVVQKEVPGFILNRLQGALLREALWLVQEGIASPQDIDTALKNSIGRRWAVAGIFEVFELAGWDLLAAAMAGVYPHLSNASELPPVLTEQVQRGELGVKTGQGFYAWTPESAEALRHRIAHALVEIESWSDDT